The Vicia villosa cultivar HV-30 ecotype Madison, WI linkage group LG1, Vvil1.0, whole genome shotgun sequence genome includes a region encoding these proteins:
- the LOC131604382 gene encoding transcription factor DICHOTOMA, with protein sequence MHNTVWCSTVHLKLPDMYSSNSSLNGNNLTFSSNSPFCSFESNSTSSKDDHNIHSTFPLTPNFSFFQFPYSDPFEDSQIFLQQQQQHDVDFQLHQPPIEMNNNNSTTADDQDQASKNSITDANNKDIVNSLVPAEGVSGKGKTVAVQQIQRRRSSKRDRHSKIKTAKGLRDRRMRLSLEVAKRFFGLQDMLGFEKASKTVDWLLNQSKDGIKQLAREKNIHFPSKSSSSTSECEGVSSLEYNEVGNQEEEKVVLKKRRKGTNKVCRKSAFNSTGREKARERARERTKEKMEARTRTRISLVDETNSKQCNEGRTKTNLTWNPFETVVESAGTQTVNYHPHPSFDHVKLINNEAEDERTSQKAKEHHSHSHEDNSLFNMSKWSPTMMFNSLNNFQEHQFEQFHQSLEKPWDGYNNHF encoded by the exons atgcATAATACTGTTTGGTGCAGTACTGTCCATCTCAAACTTCCAGATATGTATTCATCAAATAGTTCCCTCAATGGAAATAACCTAACATTTTCCTCTAATTCACCTTTTTGTTCCTTTGAAAGCAACTCAACTTCATCAAAAGATGATCACAACATTCATTCCACTTTTCCTCTCACTCCTAatttctctttctttcaatttCCATATTCTGATCCATTTGAAGACAGCCAAATTTTCCTCCAACAGCAACAGCAACATGATGTTGATTTTCAGCTTCATCAACCACCTATAGAGATGAATAACAACAACAGTACTACTGCTGATGATCAGGATCAGGCTTCGAAGAATTCGATAACCGATGCCAACAACAAAGATATTGTTAATAGTCTTGTACCTGCAGAAGGTGTTTCTGGTAAAGGCAAAACTGTAGCGGTTCAGCAGATCCAAAGGAGAAGATCTAGCAAGAGGGATCGACACAGCAAGATAAAAACGGCGAAAGGACTGAGGGATCGGAGAATGAGACTGTCGCTCGAAGTCGCGAAGAGGTTCTTCGGTCTTCAAGATATGTTAGGATTTGAGAAAGCAAGCAAAACTGTGGACTGGTTACTCAACCAATCAAAAGATGGAATCAAACAACTTGCAAGGGAAAAGAATATTCACTTTCCGAGTAAGAGTTCATCTTCAACTTCTGAATGTGAAGGAGTTTCAAGCTTGGAATACAATGAAGTTGGAaaccaagaagaagaaaaagtggttttgaagaaaagaagaaaaggtaCTAACAAGGTTTGTAGAAAGAGTGCATTCAATTCCACTGGTAGAGAAAAAgcaagagaaagagcaagagaaagaacaaaggAAAAAATGGAAGCTAGAACTAGAACTAGAATATCACTGGTTGATGAAACAAACTCAAAGCAATGCAATGAAGGAAGAACAAAAACTAACCTCACATGGAACCCCTTTGAAACTGTGGTGGAATCTGCAGGTACACAAACTGTGAATTATCATCCTCATCCTTCATTTGATCATGTGAAGCTGATAAATAATGAAGCAGAAGATGAAAGAACCTCTCAAAAAGCAAAGGAACATCATTCACATTCACATGAAGATAATTCTTTGTTCAATATGAGCAAATGGAGTCCAACAATGATGTTCAACTCTCTCAACAACTTTCAAGAA catcaaTTTGAACAATTTCATCAGTCTTTGGAAAAACCTTGGGATGGCTACAACAACCACTTCTAA